Genomic DNA from Penaeus chinensis breed Huanghai No. 1 chromosome 21, ASM1920278v2, whole genome shotgun sequence:
AATGAACTTCAAGGAATCCAGAGCAAAGAAGCGATTATGACGTCACTGCCTGCTTTCTCCCCTCGAGCGAGCCCTTTAAGTGACGTACCTGAAGCCCCGTCGTTGTCCTCGTCGTAGGTGCTGAAGTCCATGCCGTTGTGATACTCCATGGAGTCGCCGCCTGTGCTCGACTTGTTGTAGCCGCCGATCTGGAGCTCGTAGCCGCGCCGTTCGTACATCTCTGGGCCGACGCtggtggcggggagggggagacacagaACGCATGGTAGTTTCCAATATGCATTGTTTTAGTGAGGAATGATGTAATGATTCTAAACTTTGTAGAATGCTGTATTTCGGCCATGATGTATTTGGATCAACGATGCAAACAATGACACTGATTCTGAGAGCGATAATACGATGCTTACCTAAAGGAGCTGTAGAGGGAGGttgcctcctcgtcctcccacGCCATGTCGACCCGCAGCGCGTACGTAGAGTCCTTCGTCAGCTGGTGCAAGGTCTCAAGCCCTGGCGGATGTGAGAGGAGATTGCATCATTTCGTTTGCTTTTGGGAGGCCAGAAGTAAAAATACAAAATGGGATTTGTTCTGAGGTAGTGAAGATAACTTTAATCATGTAAATCTGACATTACCTATCCAGTATTCCCCGCTGGGATCGCCGAAGCCACTGGCGTACGTCCTCCAGTTCTGCCTGAAGTCCACCTGCGAAGGCTGCGCCTGCCGCCTCAGCATCACCGTCCAGCCTCCACCGTCGGTCTCCTGGTCGCACCACACGACCTGCAGGTACGACGACAAAACTTCGTTTCCCTTCAATTGTATTATAAACAGCTTTACTCCCTTGTAAAATGTAATAACGAAGTAGatgagagaacgacagagaatgTGCAATACCTGGGGATCCATGTCCTCACTGGGCTTGATCGTCGTCAGACCTGATGCGGTGTTGCCCTTCTCCAGCGCATCGTAGCAGTCTCGGGGAGGCTCTTCAATCTGCCGTGAGGATGCAGAGGGCACTGTTAACTCGTGTTTTCGGAGGAACTAGGGACTTCAATCCCATGCCAAAAGAGTGGGAATGAAAGATCATGGAATAGGACGAGGAGTCATGCTTTAAGGAGAATGGTAGTGTAAACATGGTTCatataaatgcaataaaaatgGTTCTTTAAAACTCATCCACCAATATTGCACAAAAAGGGACATATGAATAATCAGAGCCATCCAGTCATAAAACAGTTTACCTCCGTTGTCGTAATGCTTTCCTCCGTCGTCATGACTGTCGGAGGAGCGGGGGATGTGGACAGAGGCTTTACCACAGGTTGCTGAACACTTGGCGCCGTACTGGGGTTGCCGAGCGCCTTGCTGATGTTGCTCAGCTGGGTCTGGATCAGTGCCATCTGGTTACGGGTGAGGAAGAACACCTTCTTCAGCATGTTGGTGCTTTCGTCGGCCTTCACCGAGAATTCCTCCTGGAGCTGCTCTCCAAGGTCGCTCGTCGCATTCTGCACCTGCATGCTGAGTTGGTCGAGGGACGTACGGAACTCTTCGCGAAGCTTTCCGACCTCCTCATTCATGGCCTTCGTGAGGTCCGCGCCCAGACGCCGCAGCTCGGCCATGGCGAGGTTGTGACGGATGTTGGCCGTGGCGGTGTGCGCGGCGCTCACCTTGCCCAGACTCGAactctcctcgtcgtcgtcgctGGGCGCGTCGTGCTGCATCCTGTCCAGCTTGGTGTCCATGTGCCTCCTCAGCGAGTCGAACTGCTGCCGTATGTCGGTCCTGATGGAGGAGACCTCCCCTCGCAGGCTGGTGGTCAGCACGGGCACCTGCCTCTCAAACTCCGTGGCGATAATGGTACCGATCGAATCCGTCGCGTCCGGGAATTGCGGAACCGCCACGATTTCGTACGACTGTTCCGAAAGGGGCGGGATGGGCGGGTTCCATTCCTGGGCGAAGGCGGCATGAAGCAGCAGGAGCGTCAGAAACGCCATGTTGAGGGTCGGGATGGCGGTCCAGGACTGAGGAGCGGCAGGACGGGCACCGCCTCCTGCTCGCTCCGCCCGCCGCATGTACCCGCGTCCTTGTCGGCTGTCCTGATAATCGCTGTCCTCGTTTTTGTGAAGCCAGGCTGGTGACACATAAACGTCATATTTAATTATGACAAGCCTTATGTTTTGGTACTACATCAACAAGCGCGCCAACAAGCAAATTAATGTATTGAAACTAGAAAGAAAAGCGCTAC
This window encodes:
- the LOC125036687 gene encoding angiopoietin-related protein 6-like yields the protein MSAPPVGTWNFHMAWLHKNEDSDYQDSRQGRGYMRRAERAGGGARPAAPQSWTAIPTLNMAFLTLLLLHAAFAQEWNPPIPPLSEQSYEIVAVPQFPDATDSIGTIIATEFERQVPVLTTSLRGEVSSIRTDIRQQFDSLRRHMDTKLDRMQHDAPSDDDEESSSLGKVSAAHTATANIRHNLAMAELRRLGADLTKAMNEEVGKLREEFRTSLDQLSMQVQNATSDLGEQLQEEFSVKADESTNMLKKVFFLTRNQMALIQTQLSNISKALGNPSTAPSVQQPVVKPLSTSPAPPTVMTTEESITTTEIEEPPRDCYDALEKGNTASGLTTIKPSEDMDPQVVWCDQETDGGGWTVMLRRQAQPSQVDFRQNWRTYASGFGDPSGEYWIGLETLHQLTKDSTYALRVDMAWEDEEATSLYSSFSVGPEMYERRGYELQIGGYNKSSTGGDSMEYHNGMDFSTYDEDNDGASGGSCSDWSGGGGWWFNYCYYSNPTGIYPPADLPVGAEVDHLLEWRKWQGYYTYLSSFTMKIRPNNMTPILYSSF